The Alnus glutinosa chromosome 10, dhAlnGlut1.1, whole genome shotgun sequence DNA window cttggtttcTACTTTTTGACTAAAAGTTTCGTAAAACTTGGGAAATAAGTCGAGCGAAAGACAACAATGTTGTTTCTTGTCATTCATGTTTTTTGTCATTCATGATTCCCCCCTCAAAGTCTTGTCTTTCCGAACGTTactttgctttttttaaaatcagcATTAAACTGATTTTAAAAGTATCGTGACATTTGAGAGCagataaaaaaaagacaataatcGTTCTTACAGCATTACTTGTATTAAAATCCTCTCCATTATCTATTTtgtgatcaaaatttaaaataagtatatttcacaagaaaaatattagatttacaacaccaatacaacaactgtacaacaatccctcacatgagaatgggtcccacatactggggcccaccctcatgtgaggggttgttgtgcagttattatattggtgttgtacCAGAATCAAATCTCATTTCACAATGTACAtaatatatcacattaataatttttttttaatgacatatTAGTATACACATCATGTACATCATTAGCTgtacttattttaaaatcttaatCAAAATCATGTGCTTCTAACTTTCTTCAAATTCTGATCACAAAGGATAATGATGCAGACCAATCTTGATATAAAGTCTTGCCGAAACTATTAAGAAACTACAAAAGAGAGGGAGTACTTTTGCTCCCCATTATGGGAAATTTCTCTTGACCAAAGCAAGATGGAGAATAGTGTAAATTGAAAACTTGCACACCAAGGGCAAGGAGATCAAGATTGATCTCtttgtttattgatttttttatttttttatttttaaaaagaaaaggagatggACACTTAGATGCGTCCATCCATGTAAAGTGATTGGCCAAGACTACATCACATTACCAATCACATGGATTTTCAATTGgagtgggaaaaaaaatattcagaACTTTAAGCAATGCCCATATGAATTGTACAGCATCAACAACCATTATCTcatataatatttctttatGTGCATAAAAGATACTAGAAAAACAAATCTGCTTTCTTCTCTTTGTGTGAAAATAATATAGGACTATAAAGGACCTTAGAAGCTTGGTGACGGGCAAAACTAAGATTATTCTAGCAGAATATTATACCAACAGAAGctaagaattgaagattgaaaatgaactcagaaagaaagaaaataagaaatatgaaagagaaaaacTTTAGTTGTCCCAAATAAGCAACCAGATAAATAATTCTGAAAAACTGAACtttaattgatatttcaaaactaaattcaaaataatggaGACATGCCTTTACATTGGCTAACTTTGAGTACTTTCCAAGCAAAAtacttagagaaaaaaaaaataatattcataATCTTTGAGATAAAGCAAAATACTTATAGAGAAAGTAAAaagatattattttaaagataattttccaaatatatattacgCACgattctttacattttttgtaGTTCCTCTTTATTAAGATATTCCAATACTATTAATTCAAACAACACAACTACTAATTCAAATTCAAGCTTACACCTTGAGTCTAAAGGGAGATATTagatatattctgaatatttGCTTGATATAatctaatattatattttttagttcGGGTCAATTTGTGTTTCTTTATATAAGTTgatttaggtttatttgtaTATGTCgatttattcaactataaatagggactTATGTATGATAAACAATTAAGTTAATAAGACACAATGTAGTTCTAAAGGGCTATTAAGAGTGATAAACCCATACCGAACCACCCGTAATTTTCTtatgtcttttctttcttgttttcatttttattctcgTATTTTAAATTcctaaaaatatgataaaaacaGGTAGCCGCCATTTCCTTGGTGCGCAAGTTCTAAGTTTACTCATTTTCTCCACCGTTGCTTTGCTCATCTCGATTTCATAATTGTTTTAGTTAAACTTTAAACCTTTCTTATCTGTATGAAGgtttaaactttaaactttaaacCTTGCCAAGcaagtacttaaaaaaaaagacgtgCCAAGCAAGGAGGAATTTCCCcaggaaaatgataaaatcaCAACCCCTTTGCACAACTCTCTCACAACCCCACTCACAATGGTGTAGAGCCCACACACATGGGCCCCACACTATTGTGAGTGGGGGTTGTAAGGGAGTTGTGATGGGGTTGTAACCCAATCATGTACCATTTCCCCATCATGGGACCAAAAGGTACGATATGCCCTCTCTTTTGTTAGTTTCTTGTCAGTGTGGAAAATTCtttcactttatatatatatatgtggattaaatataaaaaagttctTATAACTAACAATTGGTTTTAAAATAgttcaataaatttttaagtgtgTTAAAGTGATCATTCAAATTGTAAAGATATATCAAAATGtcacttattattatttgtttttcctaTAATAACCTaatcctctaaaaaaaaaaaaaaaaaaaaaaacatttttaaacaaaaaaagaaaagaaaaaaaaaactaagagtggactaataaaaaaatgtaaactagTCTATGTAattggcataaattacaaatcgttttctctgatatcaaaattaatttaaagattCTTGTAGTTGGCTTAATTTAAAGATTGTTTCTTAGAGtcaaattctgtaaaaaaaaatttgacagattatGTTAAGCGTAATGTCaacaccaataagatggcgatacgtgtcaattataataaaaaaatttaaatctattaaaaatataaataaataaaacttaaaaattattttttaaaacaaaaaattgaaaagaaaaaaagaggtggCTGCCAGTTGGGGttgattcttttaaaatttgacagattttaTTAGGTGTCACGTCAACGCCAATAAAATGGCAACACCTGCcattcttaataaataaataaataaaaaatttattaaactaaaaatattattattattattattattatttttttttaaaaaaaaaaatcgcaaaaTAAAAAGGGCTGTGACTTTGCTGCCACGACATGAGAGATCGAGACTTTGACCTGACCTTTGCTCGTCAACGACATGAGAGACCGAGACTTTGAGGGAGGAATCTAATTAATAAAGAAACACGAATGTCGACAAGAAACAACGTTTGTCATTCCCTCAACTTATTTCCTCagttacttacaaaaaaaaaaaaaaaaaaaaacgaaaaaaacaACTTATTTCCTCAGTTactgacaaaaacaaaaaaacttgtttCCTTAGTTTTACGAAGCTGTTGGGTCCAAAAAGTGGAAACCCAGAGACCAAGTTTTGGAATTGTTTAATGATCGACaatcatctctctgtctctctctctttgtctcccTGCTCTTGTCTATAAATAGGTTGCTTCTCTCACAGTTCTCTCTGTGCTCTGCTTTCAGGTGATCGATACTTCTTCTTAATTCTCAGTTCATTTCTTTTACTTACACTAGCTTGTACGTGCTTTCCCTTTTGTAAATTGTATATACATGCAACTGTTATGGGTTGGAATAACAGTTAGCTTTCATTCATTTCTTGAAGGTGTTAAGGATTTGCAACTACTAGTCTACTACTGGAGGTGAAACAAATTAAGTTCTGAAATTCTCGTATCATTTATTATCATGGACATCACAGCGTTACACTTTGGGTATCAGATTTCGAAAGAAACTTTTTCTGTGCTCTGGACACAGGAAGATGTTTATGTCAGTTTTGATCTGAATAGGAGAAagatgttcttctttctttcttatctcTCTGAAGAACACAAGCTCGAACTCTGCTTTGACAGCATTTGGCAGATTAAGCTGCATCGACCACGTGGCCAAGCTACAATGTTTCTTCTCATCCAGGTTTGTTtgttgcttaattaattaattactaataCCATTTCTATGATTTGCTGCATGCCTCCACGCTTTCTCAACTTCAAACCATGCATTTTCTTGTTTGGACAAAATTAGATTTTAATTAGCAGATACATTAGTTTACATTATTCGATGTTAATGAATTGCAGAATATACCGGGAATGAATTTTGTAAATCTGAGTGTGTTTGTAGGCTATGGGAAAAAGATGGAGATTATATATCTCCGTTTAAATTTccgtaaaaaaattaaacgtaATCCACATATTTACTTTCGGgtgttgacatgtgtcattggattaaaaaaactgaaaataaaaaatgttttaaaaattaataaaaaattaaaaataataaaactttaaatatatatatatatatatattaaaaacttataaaaaaaaaaaaaaaaaggtggctcGGTCTGGGGCGGCCCAACCACCCGTGGCCATGAGGGTGGTTCGCCACcccaaagagaaaatatagaaaatgtGAGATGGGATTTAGTAGATGAAGGAGATAGTAATTAAGACCTGTCACTTGTTTAGGAAAACACGCAGAGCAGCAAATAAGCTTTCTCTGTACGCATCGTTGTTTCAATGAGAATACATGCAAAGCAAACAAGTAGTACAGCAGGCAGTTCATCCATCAATGATGGGTTAGTGTGGGTTGATCCACTGATGAGCTGTCGTAGAGTCTatcttgaattttctttttcgtgggtcaaaaaaaaaaaaaccctgagCACTGTTGGAAAAGGTAAGATTTTTTAGAGTATATTTGATTATCACATTTATGGTAATGTAATCTAATCTAATTAGACCATCATCAAATCCCACTTCtctgcagatttttttttttggtgtgtgtgaTTGTTGGTGTTGGTAGACATGTTCATGTAGAGTGAAGCTTTTAGCGTTTAAGTAGCTGCATAATAGATCTTGAAGGGGAATGAATTTTTCATTCAAAGAATGTGGAGCAGCCACCGAGATTTTTAGGTTTCACTCCATATTGATGTTCATTTCTATAGCTTGTTGGTTTGCCAATTCAATTACGTACTTGAATAAAATTTCTGTTTTCACATGATCTCAACTTGTTCATGATCTCACGTCAACATTGTATAACTTCATTGCTTTGAAATGCTATTGGGAAAGCGTCCTATCTTCTTTTGAATATGTAGAAATTGCTCTGATTTATGTGacagtgaattttttttatcagtttttctTAACAAAATCGTCTTTCTATTGCCAGTTACTTGGTGCTCCTAAGATTTATAAGGAAGATGTCTCTTATGCTAATGGTTATCAGTGGCACCGACAAGTTGATTTCACTCCATCTTGTCGCATTGGCCAATCTTCTACTCTATGTTTGGAGCTTCCACATGAGGGTCAGCTCCCAAACTTTCTGCCctatgaagaaaatgaaggccAATTTGTTCTTCTGGAAGGATCTAATTTCTCCTGCAATTCAGGTCTTGTCCCCATTGTGAATCCACCCCCAGGGTTCAACTTGCCATATAAAATCTTGTTCAAGATCAACTCTTTAGTTCAGAGTGGGTGTCTTCCTGGGCCAGCAATTGATATCAATTTTTGTCGGTTGGTCGATCCTGAGAGAATAAAACTCGAGTATATAGAGAGTGCCTTGGAAAAACTGCATCATTTAAAAGACTGCTGCTTTGAGCCTGTAAGGTGGCTTAGTGAGCAGTATAAAAGATACGCCACGGGTAGGCAACTTCCAACACCTCCTGCTATATCTTTAGATGATGGATTGGTATATGTACACAGGGTTCAAATAACTCCATCAAAAGTATATTTCCGTGGTCCAGAGGTGAGCCTCTCCAATCGCATCTTACGCAATTATCCTCAAGATATTGATAATTTTCTTCGCGTATCTTTTGTTGATGAGGACTTGGACAAACTGCACTCAACAGTCTTATCTCCTCGAGCATCTTCTAAAAATGAGGACGACAAGCGAACTAGCATTTATGAGAGGATACTGTCCACTCTAAGAAACGGCATAGTTATTGGTGATAAGAAGTTTGAGTTTCTTGCCTTTTCAAACAGTCAATTGCGCGAAAATTCTCTTTGGATGTTTGCTTCAAGAACTGGTCTTACTGCAGCAGACATCAGGGAGTGGATGGGCGATTTTCGTGCAATAAGGAATGTGGCAAAATATGGTGCCAGACTGGGCCAATCTTTTAGCTCCTCCAGGGAAACTATGCACGTTGACGGCCATGAAATTGAGATGATTCCTGATGTAGAAGCTAAAAGGCCTCTAACCACATATTGTTTCTCTGATGGTATAGGGAAGATATCTGAAGAATTGGCTTGCGAAGTGGCTTCAAAATGTGGCTGCAGAGGTTCGGTTCCATCTGCATTTCAGATTCGATATGGTGGGTATAAAGGTGTTGTTGCTGTGGATCCAACATCCTCGATTAAGCTGTCATTGAGAAAGAGCATGTGTAAGTACAATTCGCAGAACACAACCCTGGATGTTTTGGCATGGAGCAAGTATCAACCTTGTTTTCTCAATCACCAAATTATCACTCTTTTGTCTTACCTCGGGGTTAGTGATCAAGTTTTCGAAAAGAAGCAAAAGGAGACAGTAGATCAACTAAATGCTATATTAACAGATCCGTTGAGTGCACGGGAGGCACTGGAGTTTATGTTCCCAGGAGAGATACCAAACATTCTGAAGGAAATGCTAACTGTTGGTCACAAGCCAGATGAAGAACCATTTCTTTCGATGATGCTACAAGTATTACGTGCATCTACATTGATGGACTTGCGGCAGAGAGCAAGGATATATATTCCAAATGGAAGATCTATGATGGGATGTCTTGACGAAACCAGGACATTGAAATATGGCCAAGTATTTGTGCAGATTTCTCGTTTTAGTAAGCAGCTCGCTAGCGATCCCTCGCTCAAGTTTAGTGCCAACAATTCAGAcgcaaataattttatttttgagggCAAGGTTGTTGTCGCTAAAAACCCTTGTCTATATCCAGGAGATGTGCGTGTTCTAAGGGCAGTTAATGTGCCAGCTTTGCAGCACATGGTGGATTGTGTTGTTTTTCCGCAAAAGGGAAAGAGGTAAGATTGTGATATCCCATAATAGATACTTCTAAAGCATGAAATCCTTTTAATATGTGCACACACACCCACAAAGACACAAACATACACAGTCAAATTGAGTTTACACATAATCCTAATTCACCATAAAATTCAGCATATCCTACAAATCTGTATATCATGTGATCTATTGCtatgatattttgtgtaatCTATATATGTTTGTTATTTAAACAGACCTCACCCAAATGAATGTTCGGGGAGTGATTTGGATGGAGATACATACTTTGTCTGTTGGGACCCTGATCTTATTCCTCGTCAGCAAATTAAACCAATGCATTACATCCCAGCACAAACTGTGCTAGTCGATCATGATGTTACAATAGAGGTACTACTCAGTCGCAATTTGATTTGTTCCTCCATATGTTCTTTTTGCCACCATAATTGATGTACCCATAAAAATGCAATGTAAAAGTAAGGTATGATAGCtcctcaaaacacaaaaacagttttcacttttatgtcacgtcaaaacatttttttcaaaccaaaaacaaaaaacatccTCGGATATCTACAAAGGGATAATGCACTGCATAAATACATAATATGTAAGGCATTCATAAGAAACTTTTTAATCTGTTGAACTCTTGAACTAGGCTTTTGCCCCCATTAAATTTTtcatagccttttttttttttttttttgtcttctaagATTCTCATTTATCTTTCATATGTATCCATCCCGTTTGCAACAAATTCCTTCTATACCTTGCATATTAAATAATGTTACTTCTTTGCTACAGGAAGTTCAAGAGTATTTTCCAAAGTACATGGTCAATGACAATTTAGGAATCATTGCTAATGCCCACAAAGTCTTTGCCGATTGTGAGCCTTGTGGGGCAATGAGTGATAAATGCATTAAGCTTGCAAAGAAACACTCAATTGCTGTTGACTTCCCCAAAAGTGGCGTGGCAGTCGAAATACCATATTGGCTGCGTCCCAAAAAGTATCCAGATTTCATGGAAAAGCCTGATTATATAAACACCTATGAATCACAATCTGTGATCGGAAAGCTTTTTCGAAAAGTGAAAGACATTGTATCGTGCACTAGCCCTATAAATCCCTTCACTCGGGAAGTAGCAAAGCAGTATTATGATCTCGATATGAAAGTAGATGGCTTTGAGGAATACATCAGTGATGCTTTCGATTACAAAAGTAAATATGATTCCAAGTTGGGAAATTTAATGGACTATTATGGGATCGAAACAGAAGCCGAAATACTCAATGGCAACATCTTAAAAAGCTCAAGTTGTTTCAATAAGAGGAGGGATACGGAAGCAATTAATTACGCGGTGAAGTCTTTGAGAAAGGAAGCTAGGACTTGGTTCAACAAGGGTTTGATTGACTCAGATTCTGACTCGGATGTTGTAGATGCAAAAGCATCAGCCTGGTATCATGTTACTTATCATTATAGTTATTGGGGTCGCTACAATAAGGGAATGGATGGAGCTCATTTCCTTAGTTTTCCATGGTGCATCGGGGACAAGCTTCTCCAGATCAAGAGGAAGGCTTCACTTATGTCATCTCTGGAGCATCATTTCAGTCATGGACTGCATTTGGATTGAGATGTTTACCATCTCATGTAGAAAACGTTAATTATAGTCTTTGTAACCTAAGTATGTGATCATAGAAACAGTTAGATGTTTGCTACTATTTTACATTTGCTTACTGTCATTGGTATATGTTTGTGATCAAACCTATGCTCCAGGCAGATGTTTGGGGCCAGgataagttgtaatttctgTTGTAAAATAGATATGTGGTTTGTATCTTGTTATCTTATTCTTCAACATAAGAGCTCTATCTATTATCTTCTGCTCACTAAAATCTGGTTTCTAAACATTTGTCAGCATCAATGGTATGCCATTTAGATGCTTTTATGACAGTTAATCTCTGCTACTTCTTTCTGCCACTGGTCCACAAGTTTAATCCAATATACTTCTCTTTAATCCAATATCCAATATACTTGCTTACTggtattcctttttctttatttttgtgcatttttctttaaactcTGTACTGTTTGAATCAATTTACacaagcaaaaaataaagtcatgCATGATTTGATGATACAATTGCTCCAAAAATCAAGTCTAAAACCTTTACTTCGGTGGGAAAGGTCAAGCCCTAGCTCACAAGATAGAGGAACTTGTAGATAACACTATTTCATTTGTGGTTTCTTTTTCAAGAATGGAATTATAATTCTTCCAATAAAGTTCTCGAAATTCTATGAAATCAATTATAAACCTAGTCTCACCTAATAAGGAACCAATatgggacttaacacccatgcaACACCTTTACAATCCACCCACCTAATATGGACTAACTTTCTGGGGTATTACATGTTACAACCATCTACATCCATGTTCTAGTACTTTTGCCATTTACGGATTGGTCAATAGGTGACATCAATGCCCCACCTTTAGATTTGAAATgttagaaaattaattaaatgattaaattcaccatCTCTTatgagcttaagcttttggaagaagtggtgatttaacatggtatcatcGCAGAGGTTTTGAGTTCAAATCCCGACTCTGCAGTTTacctattttaattaattattccacGTGTTGGGACTTACTTATTGAGGAAGTGTTTGAACCCGCACATGAAAATGAGTGTTGGAATACTAATTAAATACTTATCAACTgaagcttttgggacaagtgacaaattaacaaaaagaaacaagaaaaaataagttCATCATCATTTTCTACAACTGCAGCTTTTCAAACTGTTGCTCTAATTCCAACTTATCCAACTTCTAGTTGGTTTGCCTGAAAACATGTAAAGTACAGGTCTGAAGTTCTACTGTACACATCACTGATATGATTCAGACAAATTTTGTGCAACATGATTATCTTTTTGATGGATTAACTTCATGAAACTGTTCATGTAAGGGCTACTTCCCTTTCTGCTTTCATATTTCAGGCAGAATTAATTGATTCAGCCGTGAAGGGAACAATCAACGTTCTTAGATCATGTGCAAAAGTTCCTTCTGTCAAGAGAGTGATTGTAACATCCTCAATGGTTGCAGTCGCATATAATGGAAAACCTCTGACCTTTGATGTGGTAGTTGATGAGACCTGGTTTTCAGATGCACttttttgtgagaaattgaAGGTGTGTGCTTTATGTTAAGTTCTTATTACTTCTCATCTCTTTGCAAGTTATTCTCCTTACTTTATCACTATAAAGTATCTTACATACTATGCTTTTGAAGATTCTGATACCGGTTATGTCTAAATAATGACCCTACAAACATAAGAGAGTATCAGTAATGCCATTTTTGTTTGACATTTCTGCTGGTGTGCTGGATCCAACAGTACAAAACAAGAGTACTCCTTTAATTCTGTATCCATCTATTGTTCtcaacattcttttctttttcttggctaGGATGTTCTTAACCTCTGTTATGGAACAGAAGTAGCTCTGAACTTGTTATGCCTCTTGTTTAAGATATTTGTATTGTTATCTTGCTTTTTCATCTTTACTTCTGTTTTAGCTTTCAACTACAGAATCAGTAAGCATATTACCATATTCAGCTCCTATGCCTCTTTTTGGTTCTTCTAGTTAGAATCCTGTCATACATAGGATAAATCCATTCATAATGAAAAACTACCTGACCCTTCATTAATAGTAAACATCGTGCTATGTTAAATATAAGATAGATCAATCTTTAATTGGTTAATTTGATCGAAACTATTACTAAGTTTGAAATAAATACATCAGATATTTGATTCATGTTGATGGAGATGGATAATGACAATGGTACAGTTTGTCATAATAAAGTTGTACTAATCTCTACCAAGTGTTACAGAGTTTCTTTCAAGCCAAATAGTTTTGGCTTGGATTGACTGGAAACTTGAAGAGCTTAATCTGCATCCACAATGTTCATTAGATGTAAACATTAAATTtgattctttttatctttttctatttcagAGTTGGTATATAGTTTCAAAAACTTTAGCTGAGGAAGCTGCTTGGAGATTTGCAAAAGAGAACGAAATTGACTTGGTTACAATAAATCCAAGGTTTGTTATTGGTCCTCTTTTACAACCAACTCTTAATTTTACCACGGAGGAGATTCTGAAACTTATAGATGGTACTCTTTACTCTTGAGCAACTAGttcctattttatttagtgATTAGAAAAGCATATCCCAGAAATTTAGAACCACCTTAACATGAGTATCTTAAGAAATCTAGGTATTAATGTATCCAAGTAAATTTTTTCTACTGAGCATTAATCTATCAGGCTTCTACACTTCCAGCTGATAGAGTGAGTAGGATTTGTTTCCCTTTCTGCTTGATCTTTATGAACACAAGTTACTATCTTCATTacctaaaagaaagaaagaaaaaagaaacaaaaattgtttttctcttttgtttctggAAAAGGCTTCTGATTGAGGGAAACCTATTTTCAGTGGAAAGAAAAA harbors:
- the LOC133879621 gene encoding probable RNA-dependent RNA polymerase 1, whose product is MDITALHFGYQISKETFSVLWTQEDVYVSFDLNRRKMFFFLSYLSEEHKLELCFDSIWQIKLHRPRGQATMFLLIQLLGAPKIYKEDVSYANGYQWHRQVDFTPSCRIGQSSTLCLELPHEGQLPNFLPYEENEGQFVLLEGSNFSCNSGLVPIVNPPPGFNLPYKILFKINSLVQSGCLPGPAIDINFCRLVDPERIKLEYIESALEKLHHLKDCCFEPVRWLSEQYKRYATGRQLPTPPAISLDDGLVYVHRVQITPSKVYFRGPEVSLSNRILRNYPQDIDNFLRVSFVDEDLDKLHSTVLSPRASSKNEDDKRTSIYERILSTLRNGIVIGDKKFEFLAFSNSQLRENSLWMFASRTGLTAADIREWMGDFRAIRNVAKYGARLGQSFSSSRETMHVDGHEIEMIPDVEAKRPLTTYCFSDGIGKISEELACEVASKCGCRGSVPSAFQIRYGGYKGVVAVDPTSSIKLSLRKSMCKYNSQNTTLDVLAWSKYQPCFLNHQIITLLSYLGVSDQVFEKKQKETVDQLNAILTDPLSAREALEFMFPGEIPNILKEMLTVGHKPDEEPFLSMMLQVLRASTLMDLRQRARIYIPNGRSMMGCLDETRTLKYGQVFVQISRFSKQLASDPSLKFSANNSDANNFIFEGKVVVAKNPCLYPGDVRVLRAVNVPALQHMVDCVVFPQKGKRPHPNECSGSDLDGDTYFVCWDPDLIPRQQIKPMHYIPAQTVLVDHDVTIEEVQEYFPKYMVNDNLGIIANAHKVFADCEPCGAMSDKCIKLAKKHSIAVDFPKSGVAVEIPYWLRPKKYPDFMEKPDYINTYESQSVIGKLFRKVKDIVSCTSPINPFTREVAKQYYDLDMKVDGFEEYISDAFDYKSKYDSKLGNLMDYYGIETEAEILNGNILKSSSCFNKRRDTEAINYAVKSLRKEARTWFNKGLIDSDSDSDVVDAKASAWYHVTYHYSYWGRYNKGMDGAHFLSFPWCIGDKLLQIKRKASLMSSLEHHFSHGLHLD